The Argentina anserina chromosome 3, drPotAnse1.1, whole genome shotgun sequence genome includes a region encoding these proteins:
- the LOC126788256 gene encoding probable F-box protein At4g22030 — MSSLQTSSLLFHTSSTLSCSSRRVINAAIHVPKVPRLRFTNPKLVLEGLQLTDGISNTYQVAQPKHQESSNHFQSTTATSTATIQLYAILEEVADRIEMHINVGEQRNNWNILLLNSINMITLTASIMAGIAGTVGAGTPIVALKLSSAVLFTAASGMLLIMNKIQPSQLAEEQRNATRLFKQIQTQIQTLLALGEPTEQDVKDTMEKVLALDKAYPLPLLGAMLEKYPKKFEAAAWWPKSHGAQISSEKKMRMGKTNGWSEDLEDEMREIISVVKSKDFEDYERLGNIALKINKVLAISGPLLTGVAAIGSAFVGHNDVAAIAAVAAGSLSTAVNAFQHGAQVGMVHEMYRNCAGFFNKLEDTIEATLGEQDLEKRENGELFEMKIALQLGRSLPQLRELASKSASCRRNGTVVNEMGSKLF; from the coding sequence ATGTCTTCTTTGCAAACTTCAAGTCTCTTATTCCATACATCTTCAACTCTTTCTTGTTCCTCAAGGAGAGTGATCAATGCTGCGATCCATGTCCCCAAAGTTCCAAGACTCCGCTTCACCAACCCAAAATTGGTTCTTGAAGGCCTACAATTGACTGATGGGATCTCAAACACATACCAAGTAGCTCAACCAAAGCACCAAGAATCATCAAACCACTTTCAGTCTACTACTGCTACTTCTACAGCTACCATTCAGCTCTATGCAATCCTAGAGGAAGTAGCTGATAGGATTGAGATGCACATCAATGTCGGCGAGCAACGTAACAACTGGAACATTCTTCTGCTTAACTCCATCAACATGATCACTCTCACAGCCTCAATTATGGCTGGAATTGCAGGCACTGTTGGTGCTGGAACTCCCATTGTGGCCTTGAAGTTGTCTTCCGCTGTTCTATTCACTGCAGCCTCAGGAATGCTGCTTATCATGAACAAGATCCAACCTTCACAACTAGCCGAAGAACAACGTAATGCCACAAGATTGTTCAagcaaattcaaactcaaatccaaaCCTTACTAGCACTTGGTGAGCCGACAGAACAAGATGTGAAGGATACAATGGAGAAGGTCTTGGCTTTAGACAAAGCCTACCCTCTTCCATTGTTGGGAGCTATGCTTGAGAAGTACCCTAAAAAGTTTGAGGCAGCTGCTTGGTGGCCTAAAAGTCATGGAGCTCAAATTTCAAGCgaaaagaaaatgaggatGGGAAAGACTAATGGGTGGAGTGAGGATCTTGAAGATGAAATGAGAGAAATTATTTCAGTGGTGAAAAGCAAAGACTTCGAAGACTACGAGAGATTAGGTAACATAGCATTGAAGATCAACAAAGTTTTGGCTATTTCAGGTCCTTTGCTTACTGGAGTTGCAGCCATTGGGTCTGCTTTTGTTGGTCACAACGATGTTGCAGCGATAGCAGCAGTGGCTGCTGGATCATTAAGCACTGCAGTCAATGCTTTCCAACATGGTGCTCAAGTTGGTATGGTGCACGAGATGTATAGGAACTGTGCTGGTTTCTTCAACAAATTGGAGGATACAATTGAAGCCACACTTGGGGAACAAGATctggagaaaagagagaatggTGAATTGTTTGAAATGAAGATTGCTTTGCAATTGGGAAGAAGCTTGCCTCAGCTAAGAGAACTTGCATCAAAATCAGCTTCATGCAGAAGAAATGGAACAGTTGTCAATGAAATGGGTTCGAAACTGTTCTGA
- the LOC126786676 gene encoding aminomethyltransferase, mitochondrial, with protein MRGAGLWQLGQSITRRLAQGDKKGVARRYFASEAELKKTVLYDFHVAHGGKMVPFAGWGMPIQYKDSIMDSTVNCRENGGLFDVSHMCGLSLKGKDSIPFLEKLVIADVASLTPGTGTLTVFTNEKGGAIDDSVVTKVTDDHIYLVVNAGCRDKDLAHIEEHMKAFKAKGGDVSWHIHDERSLLALQGPLAAPTLQHLTKEDLSKFYFGEFRILDINGAHCFLTRTGYTGEDGFEISVPDENALDLAKAILEKSEGKVRLTGLGARDSLRLEAGLCLYGNDMEQHITPVEAGLTWAIGKRRRAEGGFLGAEVILKQLADGPSIRRVGFISSGPPARGHSEIQNEKGETIGEVTSGGFSPCLKKNIAMGYVKSGNHKAGTKVKIVVRGKAYDGTVTKMPFVPTKYYKPT; from the exons ATGAGAGGAGCTGGTTTGTGGCAGCTTGGTCAGTCAATCACCCGGCGCCTTGCTCAGGGTGATAAGAAGGGTGTAGCTCGTCGCTACTTTGCCTCAGAAGCTGAGCTAAAAAAGACAGTTCTTTATGATTTCCACGTTGCTCATGGAGGGAAGATGGTGCCATTTGCTGGATGGGGCATGCCTATTCAGTATAAGGACTCAATTATGGATTCCACCGTGAACTGCAGGGAGAACGGTGGGCTCTTTGATGTCTCCCATATGTGCGGGCTGAGTCTCAAGGGGAAGGACTCAATTCCATTCCTTGAGAAGCTTGTCATTGCTGATGTTGCTTCTCTGACCCCTGGAACGGGGACACTAACTGTCTTTACAAATGAGAAGGGAGGTGCAATTGATGACTCTGTGGTCACCAAGGTTACTGATGACCACATATACCTTGTAGTTAATGCTGGATGTAGGGATAAGGATTTGGCGCACATTGAGGAGCACATGAAGGCATTCAAGGCCAAAGGGGGAGACGTCTCATGGCACATCCATGATGAGAGATCTCTTCTGGCTCTTCAG GGTCCTCTTGCTGCCCCAACACTTCAACACTTAACAAAAGAAGATTTGAGCAAGTTTTATTTCGGAGAGTTCCGAATTTTGGATATCAATGGGGCACATTGCTTTCTCACAAGGACTGG GTACACTGGTGAAGATGGATTTGAAATCTCAGTTCCTGATGAGAATGCTTTGGATCTTGCCAAAGCAATCTTGGAGAAGTCTGAGGGCAAGGTGAGGTTGACTGGACTGGGAGCTCGTGATAGTCTCCGACTGGAAGCTGGTTTGTGTTTATATGGTAACGATATGGAGCAACATATAACACCAGTGGAGGCTGGCCTCACATGGGCTATAGGCAAGAGGAGAAGGGCAGAAGGTGGTTTCCTTGGAGCTGAGGTAATTCTCAAGCAACTAGCTGACGGTCCTTCAATCAGGCGTGTTGGTTTCATCTCTTCCGGCCCACCTGCTAGAGGCCACAGCGAGATTCAGAATGAGAAAGGTGAAACCATTGGGGAAGTGACAAGTGGAGGATTCAGCCCATGCCTGAAGAAAAATATTGCTATGGGGTACGTGAAATCTGGAAACCACAAGGCTGGAACCAAAGTTAAGATTGTTGTCCGAGGAAAGGCCTACGATGGAACTGTCACTAAAATGCCTTTTGTACCAACAAAATACTACAAGCCAACCTGA
- the LOC126788801 gene encoding uncharacterized protein LOC126788801, which yields MPKRKDVASSSSGKRKDQFRIEHQEALLRLVDQEELKVCVEEAGQRTPAPPEAARGVASPMEGSPALLLAQLKANLGKQLDGHRVDSSPPLPQLGDRQGCVEFLTGTRKGYKKRVVSKETVDRAKESARNLKRKGYVNLNEDEAELLKSNIYFLAKLNDSPHPFREEALKVYEDMVHHIRCLRQQRQTRDLVEEERRIISDLEIRIEARNTENKQFDREVELITSELAKELEEKLDLDKKLFDMCLKMIEPSTALFYMYGIGDQPKV from the exons ATGCCGAAGAGGAAGGATgttgcatcatcatcatcagggAAGAGGAAGGATCAGTTTAG AATTGAACATCAAGAAGCTTTACTGAGGTTGGTCGATCAAGAAGAGTTGAAGGTTTGTGTTGAGGAGGCTGGACAGAGAACACCGGCACCACCGGAAGCAGCTAGAGGTGTTGCTTCCCCGATGGAAGGCTCTCCAGCCTTGCTGCTAGCCCAGCTCAAGGCTAATTTGGGCAAACAACTT GATGGACACCGTGTTGACAGTTCCCCCCCTCTACCACAGCTTGGTGATCGTCAGGGCTGCGTCGAGTTTTTAACGGGCACGAGAAAGGGATATAAAAAGAGGGTCGTTTCAAAAGAGACCGTGGATCGGGCGAAAGAATCGGCACGTAACCTTAAAAGGAAAGGTTATGTGAATTTAAATGAAGATGAAGCGGAACTTCTGAAGAGCAACATCTATTTCCTGGCAAAGCTTAATGACTCCCCGCATCCATTCAGAGAGGAGGCGCTAAAGGTCTATGAAGACATGGTCCATCATATCCGTTGCCTCCGTCAACAGCGGCAAACTAGAGATCTAGTGGAAGAAGAGAGGCGGATTATTTCTGATTTGGAAATCAGAATTGAAGCCCGGAACACAGAGAACAAACAATTCGATAGAGAAGTAGAGCTGATCACTTCTGAGCTTGCAAAGGAACTTGAGGAGAAGTTGGATCTGGATAAGAAGTTGTTTGACATGTGCCTTAAGATGATTGAACCTTCCACTGCTTTGTTTTACATGTATGGTATAGGTGACCAACCTAAAGTCTGA
- the LOC126788193 gene encoding FACT complex subunit SPT16-like encodes MDDLHIFSERLKKLYSHWDSQRLNLWGSSNVLTFATSEQKEQKTKRSIDEKAQRRNTLRLKGSVICKWLFGRVIFKSIFVLMKDQIYCLSSNHEFSFLQLVGPIAKQAVGADFQLYVKSDDDGDGSGLMDVIIRNLNAGALVGHIKLEILKGDVAKLWFRKIKQDRRVQLVDASRGLSELFSVKDRYELFKVRKSASFAAHVMKNVMIPEVDKIIKGKQKISHSSMSVNTLNAIRQLSDVSVVASPPVFQSGECFDLKPLIPCNNKQLKYSPQSIIISSVGTKFEYYNSFIARTFLIDPTDSQRKAYTVLHDAHIAAIFKLKPGNKVSDAYEAAVSCVKEKVPALSAKLLKHAGSGIGLEIHEPELNVHGKNELLVKEGMVFNLFVGFLNIRSDVRGKKFSLWLADTVIVNSAGPEVITAECSKRIEDIILPFVEGGERQPGFMVLDDDDDDHLIVEDMRIDCDSDDFIFEALRIWTQLEAKDKKIKELNSKLEELNAANERNMIANQEDLASITADKEKLAKALKEAELAEQIQSQFDEFDLLFDVVLDS; translated from the coding sequence ATGGATGATCTACATATATTTAGTGAGAGACTGAAGAAACTGTACTCACATTGGGATTCACAACGATTGAATCTTTGGGGTTCATCAAACGTTCTGACCTTTGCAACTTCTGAACAGAAAGAGCAGAAAACCAAACGATCAATAGACGAGAAGGCCCAAAGACGGAATACCCTACGTCTTAAAGGGTCCGTTATATGCAAGTGGTTGTTTGGCAGGGTGATCTTTAAGagcatatttgttttgatgAAAGATCAGATTTATTGTCTCAGTAGCAACCACGAGTTTTCTTTTCTCCAGCTTGTCGGACCAATTGCCAAGCAAGCCGTTGGTGCAGATTTTCAGCTTTACGTGAAGTccgatgatgatggtgatggcaGTGGTCTCATGGATGTCATTATCAGAAACTTGAATGCAGGTGCTCTTGTGGGACACATAAAACTCGAGATTCTCAAGGGAGATGTAGCCAAATTGTGGTTCAGAAAGATAAAACAGGACAGAAGGGTTCAGCTTGTTGATGCAAGTAGAGGGTTGTCTGAGCTGTTTAGCGTAAAGGACAGGTATGAGCTTTTTAAAGTCAGGAAATCTGCTTCATTTGCCGCCCATGTAATGAAGAATGTTATGATTCCAGAGGTTGACAAAATTATCAAAGGGAAGCAGAAGATTTCTCATTCTTCTATGAGTGTAAATACATTGAACGCCATACGACAACTCTCAGATGTATCTGTTGTGGCTTCTCCTCCAGTTTTTCAGAGTGGGGAGTGTTTTGATTTAAAGCCTCTTATACCATGCAATAACAAGCAGCTGAAGTATAGTCCGCAAAGTATTATCATATCCTCTGTTGGAACCAAATTTGAGTATTACAACTCTTTTATTGCTAGGACATTTTTGATTGATCCCACTGACTCCCAGAGAAAGGCATATACAGTTCTTCACGATGCTCATATAGCAGCCATCTTTAAGCTGAAGCCAGGCAACAAAGTGAGTGATGCTTATGAAGCAGCGGTTTCTTGCGTGAAGGAAAAGGTACCTGCATTATCTGCTAAGCTGTTGAAACATGCTGGTTCCGGCATCGGTCTTGAAATCCACGAACCTGAGTTGAATGTTCATGGAAAAAATGAATTATTGGTTAAAGAAGGTATGGTGTTTAATTTGTTCGTAGGATTTCTGAATATCCGGAGTGATGTGAGAGGAAAAAAATTCTCTCTATGGCTGGCAGACACTGTTATTGTTAACAGTGCTGGTCCTGAAGTAATTACAGCTGAGTGCTCGAAAAGGATTGAGGATATCATATTGCCTTTTGTTGAAGGAGGAGAAAGACAGCCGGGATTTATGGTgttagatgatgatgatgatgatcatttGATAGTAGAAGATATGAGGATTGACTGTGACTCTGATGACTTTATATTTGAAGCTCTACGTATATGGACCCAATTGGAAGCAAAAGATAAGAAGATTAAGGAGCTTAATAGCAAGTTGGAAGAATTAAATGCTGCCAATGAAAGAAATATGATTGCAAATCAAGAAGACTTGGCGTCTATAACAGCAGATAAGGAGAAGTTGGCAAAAGCTTTGAAGGAGGCAGAGTTGGCTGAGCAAATACAATCCCAATTCGATGAGTTTGATCTCCTTTTTGATGTGGTTTTAGATTCCTAG